The following coding sequences are from one Geothrix sp. window:
- a CDS encoding zinc ribbon domain-containing protein, with product MEQLTTLRDLQATLDYLATIQRELSALPPDLAALDARVKATEKQIAEKTKALDTAKAQIAVKSKEFIQAQKDEDRARAAVKTTSQKLQYTAAIRELDEKERLKAAVSKPLKALEITVQTLEQALGALETERAAAQAQFDELHAVFLDEHANQVEGRKQLLAKKAKLESKLPPPEVARFHRLAGARQGRAVVIVENGACSGCNVKLRGPMLFQLKEGKTIVTCESCQRTLFLP from the coding sequence ATGGAACAACTCACCACCCTGCGCGACCTGCAAGCCACTCTGGACTACCTGGCCACCATCCAGCGGGAGTTGTCGGCCCTTCCTCCGGACCTGGCCGCCCTCGATGCCAGGGTCAAGGCCACCGAGAAGCAGATCGCCGAAAAGACCAAGGCCCTCGACACCGCCAAGGCCCAGATCGCGGTGAAGTCGAAGGAGTTCATCCAGGCCCAGAAGGATGAGGACCGGGCCCGCGCGGCCGTGAAGACCACCAGCCAGAAGTTGCAGTACACCGCCGCCATCCGCGAGCTGGATGAGAAGGAACGCCTCAAGGCGGCTGTCTCCAAGCCCCTCAAGGCCCTCGAGATCACCGTCCAGACCCTGGAACAGGCCCTCGGTGCCCTGGAAACCGAGCGCGCGGCCGCCCAGGCCCAGTTTGACGAGCTGCATGCGGTCTTCCTGGATGAACACGCCAACCAGGTGGAGGGCCGGAAGCAGCTCCTGGCCAAGAAGGCCAAGCTGGAGTCCAAGCTACCCCCGCCCGAAGTGGCACGCTTCCACCGCCTGGCCGGCGCCCGCCAAGGCCGCGCGGTGGTGATCGTGGAGAACGGCGCCTGTTCAGGCTGCAACGTGAAGCTCCGTGGCCCGATGCTCTTCCAGCTGAAGGAAGGCAAGACCATCGTCACCTGCGAATCCTGCCAGCGGACCCTCTTCCTGCCGTGA
- a CDS encoding acyl-CoA thioesterase translates to MESLTELRVRYAETDAMGIVHHATYPVWMELGRSDFLRQLGQSYADWEARGVRLVVNEIRVRFRAPARYDELVQVRTSLLETGRRRIIFGYRIERDGVLLAEGESVHLVAGSDNRARVLPDDLLALVQGR, encoded by the coding sequence ATGGAATCTTTGACCGAACTCCGAGTGCGCTACGCCGAAACCGATGCCATGGGCATCGTCCACCACGCCACTTATCCGGTCTGGATGGAACTGGGCCGCAGCGACTTCCTGCGCCAGCTGGGCCAGAGCTACGCGGACTGGGAAGCCCGAGGGGTGCGTCTGGTGGTGAACGAGATCCGGGTGCGCTTCCGGGCGCCGGCCCGTTACGACGAACTGGTCCAGGTGCGAACCTCCCTATTGGAGACCGGACGTCGCCGCATCATCTTCGGCTACCGGATCGAGCGGGACGGCGTCCTCCTGGCCGAGGGGGAGAGTGTCCACCTGGTGGCGGGCTCGGACAACCGGGCGCGGGTGCTGCCCGACGACCTGCTGGCCCTGGTTCAGGGGCGCTGA
- a CDS encoding DUF4139 domain-containing protein, translated as MRPTLLLAALPALLVAQETPTTLKDQKALAVTIYNDNLALVKDTREVRLLRGEARLAFQEVSAQIRPETALLRNLTHAKDFWVAEQNFDFDLLTPQKLLEKYVGEKVTVVRSVPNADGAGSKEVREEATVLATNNGTVLQFADRIETSIPGRIVYPKVPGNLRARPTLVISLNSGADKAQQLELSYLTGGLSWRADYVANLSSDEKTLDLSGWVTLTNQSGAAYPNATLQLVAGDVNRAREPRRDMTAGAVMSEMRMKAAAPKMAEESLFEYHLYTLDRPTTLAVNQTKQVALLSASGVPVRKEYLLQGQNHYYSGSYGDLGEKQKVGVFVEFDNKESSRLGMPLPKGIIRVYKRDGEGRAQFVGEDNVDHTPKNELVRMKLGDAFDVTAKRKQTDFKSLGRQGKFGYVYESAFEVALKNAKKEAVTVSLLEPMPGDWEVLQSSVPPTKEASGTARFKVTVPPEGSATLTYRVRVKW; from the coding sequence ATGCGCCCCACCCTGCTCCTCGCCGCCCTGCCTGCGCTGCTCGTCGCGCAGGAGACGCCCACCACGCTGAAGGACCAGAAGGCCCTGGCGGTGACGATCTACAACGACAACCTGGCCCTGGTGAAGGACACGCGCGAGGTTCGACTGCTCAGGGGCGAGGCACGGCTGGCCTTCCAGGAGGTGTCGGCGCAGATCCGGCCCGAGACGGCCCTGCTGCGCAATCTCACCCACGCGAAGGACTTCTGGGTGGCGGAGCAGAACTTCGACTTCGACCTGCTCACGCCCCAGAAGCTGCTGGAGAAGTATGTGGGTGAGAAGGTCACCGTGGTGCGCAGCGTGCCCAACGCCGATGGCGCGGGCTCGAAGGAGGTCCGCGAGGAGGCCACGGTGCTGGCCACCAACAACGGCACGGTGCTGCAGTTCGCCGACCGCATTGAGACCAGCATCCCCGGCCGCATCGTCTATCCCAAGGTGCCCGGCAACCTGCGGGCTCGGCCCACGCTGGTGATCAGCCTGAACAGCGGCGCCGACAAGGCCCAGCAGCTGGAGTTGAGCTACCTCACGGGCGGCCTCTCCTGGCGCGCCGACTACGTGGCCAACCTCTCATCCGACGAGAAGACCCTCGATCTCAGCGGCTGGGTGACCCTCACCAACCAGAGCGGTGCTGCCTATCCCAACGCCACCCTGCAGCTGGTGGCGGGGGACGTGAACCGGGCGCGGGAGCCCCGCCGGGACATGACCGCGGGCGCCGTCATGTCGGAAATGCGGATGAAAGCCGCCGCCCCCAAAATGGCGGAAGAGAGTCTCTTCGAATACCACCTCTACACCCTGGATCGCCCCACCACCCTGGCGGTGAATCAGACCAAGCAGGTGGCCCTGCTCAGCGCCAGCGGCGTGCCGGTGCGCAAGGAATACCTGCTGCAAGGGCAGAACCACTACTACTCCGGCAGCTACGGCGACCTGGGCGAGAAGCAGAAGGTGGGCGTGTTCGTGGAGTTCGACAACAAGGAGTCGAGCCGCCTGGGCATGCCCCTGCCCAAGGGCATCATCCGCGTCTACAAGCGCGACGGCGAGGGCCGCGCCCAGTTCGTGGGCGAGGACAACGTGGACCACACGCCCAAGAACGAGCTGGTGCGCATGAAGCTGGGCGACGCCTTCGACGTCACGGCCAAGCGCAAGCAGACGGATTTCAAGAGCCTGGGCCGCCAGGGGAAGTTCGGCTACGTGTACGAATCGGCCTTCGAAGTGGCGCTGAAGAACGCCAAGAAGGAGGCCGTCACCGTGAGCCTGTTGGAGCCCATGCCCGGCGACTGGGAGGTGCTGCAGAGCAGCGTCCCGCCCACCAAAGAGGCCTCGGGCACGGCCCGCTTCAAGGTCACCGTGCCCCCCGAGGGCAGCGCCACGCTGACGTATCGGGTAAGGGTGAAGTGGTAG
- a CDS encoding vWA domain-containing protein, whose protein sequence is MNLPFSHPWVLAPTAGVVLLVLALALRAHLRPGLGVQVVGQRPLWQGLGMALMAAGLGLGLAEPRWGLPEFPRLTVHVVLDASRSMTVPDAEGRTRWEAAVTALDRIWSRPQPGIRWGLDLLTGDDIPIHPPGEDRTLLREALRAVVPGEVGSPGTSLGRGLPQVAAQIDHDLPAVILLLSDGEETWEAPEEALNHALEPLKRARIPVCVLAYGDGQPHAVPVRAQAAAAPGPEPAVSTAHPDFLTRLAQATQGQVFKDGEDAAAGLQALAAGRLPLPARRSLQPAHPEVGAWLALAGLALWLFFSGKTLARWRPILLLLLGLGSSRLQAQGSAWAPPAVKAWLAQRAIEGGDLPGARKWRPGDARPAHVLLAAQIDLRTGFPEDALKTLSPLVGQGSPRPIPAWRAPALLLAARAHVESNRPAEARALLERLLLEQPGQREAIHDLQTLVKDAQPPPPPNPKKPPPPPPPRPSMGAQQDELEGLKQRLPKPPKTPAGVKDL, encoded by the coding sequence ATGAACCTGCCCTTCTCCCATCCCTGGGTGCTCGCCCCTACGGCAGGGGTCGTGCTCCTGGTGCTGGCCCTGGCCTTGCGCGCCCACCTCCGGCCCGGCCTCGGCGTGCAGGTGGTGGGCCAGCGTCCGCTCTGGCAGGGGCTGGGCATGGCGCTGATGGCCGCGGGCCTGGGTCTGGGTCTGGCGGAACCCCGGTGGGGGCTGCCGGAGTTCCCGCGGTTGACCGTGCACGTGGTGCTGGATGCCAGTCGCTCGATGACCGTGCCCGATGCGGAGGGCCGCACCCGGTGGGAGGCCGCCGTGACCGCCCTGGACCGCATCTGGTCGCGGCCCCAGCCCGGCATCCGCTGGGGCCTGGACCTGCTCACGGGCGATGACATCCCCATCCATCCGCCCGGCGAGGACCGCACCCTGCTGCGGGAGGCCCTGCGCGCCGTGGTGCCCGGCGAAGTCGGCTCGCCCGGCACCAGCCTGGGCCGGGGTCTGCCCCAGGTGGCGGCCCAGATCGATCACGACCTGCCCGCCGTGATCCTGCTCCTCAGCGACGGGGAGGAAACCTGGGAGGCGCCGGAGGAGGCCCTGAACCACGCTCTGGAGCCCCTCAAGCGGGCGCGGATCCCGGTCTGCGTACTGGCCTACGGGGACGGCCAGCCCCATGCCGTCCCGGTCCGGGCCCAGGCTGCCGCGGCCCCCGGTCCCGAGCCGGCCGTCAGCACCGCCCACCCGGACTTCCTGACCCGCCTGGCCCAGGCCACCCAGGGGCAGGTGTTCAAGGATGGCGAGGATGCCGCCGCGGGCCTTCAGGCCCTGGCCGCCGGCAGGCTGCCCCTGCCCGCCCGGCGCTCCCTGCAGCCCGCCCACCCCGAGGTGGGCGCCTGGCTGGCCCTGGCGGGGCTGGCGCTGTGGCTGTTCTTTTCCGGGAAGACACTGGCCCGCTGGCGACCGATCCTCCTGCTCCTGCTGGGCCTGGGCTCCTCCCGCCTGCAGGCCCAGGGCAGCGCCTGGGCCCCGCCCGCGGTGAAGGCCTGGCTGGCCCAGCGGGCCATCGAGGGCGGCGACCTCCCCGGCGCCCGGAAGTGGCGCCCGGGCGACGCGCGGCCGGCCCACGTGCTGCTCGCGGCGCAGATCGACCTGCGGACCGGCTTTCCAGAGGACGCCCTGAAGACCCTGTCACCCCTGGTGGGGCAGGGCTCCCCGCGCCCCATTCCGGCCTGGCGCGCCCCGGCCCTGCTGCTGGCGGCCCGCGCCCACGTGGAATCCAACCGGCCCGCCGAGGCCCGTGCCCTGCTGGAGCGCCTGCTGCTGGAACAGCCCGGCCAGCGGGAGGCCATCCACGACCTGCAGACCCTGGTGAAGGACGCGCAACCGCCCCCCCCGCCCAACCCGAAGAAGCCGCCTCCACCGCCCCCGCCCCGCCCCAGCATGGGCGCCCAGCAGGACGAACTGGAGGGCCTCAAGCAGCGCCTGCCCAAGCCCCCGAAAACCCCTGCGGGCGTGAAGGATCTTTGA
- the cysS gene encoding cysteine--tRNA ligase, giving the protein MRRTLALFNTLTRRVDPVVPILDGQISLYTCGPTVYNYAHIGNLRTFLFQDLLKRAFQAAGHEVRHCMNITDVEDKIIRDSQGALPVDASNAERHEAMTALTDRYTAIFLEDLDTLRIQRADFLPKATAYVPQMIRLIQALEAKGLAYVREGSVYYRIAGLPQYGCLAHLDRAGMQAGASVDADEYERDSITDFVLWKATKPGEPWWDSPWGPGRPGWHIECSAMGLELLGERVDIHSGGVDLIFPHHENEIAQSEGCLGHQWVNHWVHGEFLMVEGQKMAKSLGNFFTLRDLIDKGVDPLALRYAIQSNHYRKVLNFSFEGLRAAENSLKRIRAFRTRMEGEGQPGGGPWKEAVDPLARLEQAREAFWAAMADDLNTPEALAAIFTLVSDLNAQDDHVALSREERDAVVAFLDETDAIFSAWPQATDSLDAEVEALIEARRAAKVARNWAEADRVRDQLKALGIVLEDRKDGTTGWRRG; this is encoded by the coding sequence ATGCGGCGAACCCTGGCTCTGTTCAATACCCTGACGCGGCGGGTCGATCCCGTGGTCCCCATCCTGGATGGACAGATCTCCTTGTACACCTGCGGGCCCACGGTCTACAACTACGCACACATCGGCAACCTGAGAACCTTTCTCTTCCAGGACCTGCTGAAGCGGGCCTTCCAGGCCGCCGGGCACGAGGTCAGGCACTGCATGAACATCACGGACGTGGAGGACAAGATCATCCGCGACTCCCAGGGGGCCCTGCCCGTGGACGCGTCCAACGCCGAGCGACACGAGGCCATGACGGCGCTCACGGACCGGTACACGGCCATCTTCCTGGAGGACCTGGACACCCTGCGCATCCAGCGGGCGGACTTCCTGCCCAAGGCCACCGCCTACGTCCCCCAGATGATCCGCCTGATCCAGGCACTCGAAGCCAAGGGTCTGGCCTATGTCCGCGAGGGCAGCGTCTACTACCGCATCGCCGGGCTGCCCCAGTACGGCTGCCTGGCCCACCTGGACCGCGCGGGCATGCAGGCCGGGGCCTCGGTCGATGCGGATGAGTACGAGCGCGACTCCATCACCGATTTCGTGCTGTGGAAGGCCACCAAGCCGGGCGAGCCCTGGTGGGACAGCCCCTGGGGCCCCGGGCGCCCCGGCTGGCACATCGAGTGCTCCGCCATGGGGCTGGAGCTGCTGGGTGAGCGCGTGGACATCCATAGCGGCGGCGTGGACCTCATCTTCCCCCACCATGAGAACGAGATCGCCCAGAGTGAGGGTTGCCTGGGCCACCAGTGGGTCAACCACTGGGTCCACGGCGAATTCCTCATGGTCGAGGGCCAGAAGATGGCCAAGAGCCTGGGCAACTTCTTCACGCTCCGCGACCTCATCGACAAGGGGGTGGATCCCCTCGCCCTGCGCTATGCCATCCAGAGCAACCACTACCGCAAGGTGCTGAACTTCAGCTTCGAGGGACTCCGTGCCGCGGAGAACTCCCTCAAGCGCATCCGGGCCTTCCGCACCCGGATGGAGGGCGAGGGACAGCCCGGTGGCGGTCCCTGGAAGGAGGCTGTGGATCCGCTGGCGCGCCTGGAGCAGGCCCGCGAGGCCTTCTGGGCGGCCATGGCTGATGACCTGAACACACCCGAGGCCCTGGCGGCCATCTTCACGCTCGTCAGCGACCTGAACGCGCAGGATGACCACGTCGCTCTCTCGCGTGAGGAGCGGGATGCCGTGGTGGCCTTCCTGGATGAGACTGATGCCATCTTCTCGGCCTGGCCGCAGGCCACCGACAGCCTGGATGCCGAGGTCGAGGCCCTGATTGAAGCCCGGAGGGCGGCCAAGGTCGCCAGGAACTGGGCCGAGGCGGACCGCGTGCGCGACCAGTTGAAGGCCCTGGGCATCGTTCTGGAGGACCGCAAGGACGGCACCACGGGATGGCGGAGGGGATGA
- a CDS encoding PstS family phosphate ABC transporter substrate-binding protein encodes MRTFQARLVSGLILAAGICGLGTLQAQTAQPRAKVPATIPGYQPQVQVKGPIDLIGTDALSDLGDEWSSAFRKVHPEANLIYRSKLTTDAIKGLLDGSSLLVISAREFTADENKAFQAKFGYMPMRIPVCLDANIVFVNKNNPITSITMEQLDAIYSKTRLGGSKSAAVVWGDLGLKGEWAKLPIQAYTRAAGSATRSSVGEKVLLNGEFRTGIQDREDGSALAEAVMTDQSGIAIGTMSSWYFANKVLAVVPYHGEDARFPNQENVTTSKYPMPRLYYAYLNRTPGAPLPPAVNEIIHFILTREGQNAVADSGLLPGPPEFIQIALKRLSR; translated from the coding sequence ATGAGAACATTCCAAGCCCGGTTGGTTTCTGGTCTGATCCTGGCGGCAGGCATCTGTGGCCTCGGGACCCTGCAGGCCCAGACCGCCCAGCCTCGGGCCAAGGTGCCCGCCACCATCCCGGGCTATCAGCCCCAGGTCCAGGTCAAGGGACCCATCGACCTCATCGGCACCGATGCCCTTTCCGATCTCGGAGATGAATGGTCCAGCGCCTTCCGGAAGGTCCATCCCGAGGCCAACCTGATCTACCGGTCCAAGCTGACGACCGATGCCATCAAGGGGCTCCTGGACGGTTCGAGCCTCCTGGTCATCTCGGCCCGGGAGTTCACGGCGGACGAGAACAAGGCCTTCCAGGCCAAGTTCGGCTACATGCCGATGCGCATCCCGGTCTGTCTCGACGCCAACATCGTGTTCGTCAACAAGAACAACCCCATCACCTCCATCACCATGGAACAACTGGACGCCATCTACTCCAAGACGCGGCTGGGTGGGTCCAAATCCGCGGCGGTCGTCTGGGGCGATCTGGGCCTCAAGGGCGAGTGGGCGAAGCTGCCCATCCAGGCCTATACCCGCGCGGCCGGTTCCGCCACCCGCTCTTCCGTCGGCGAGAAGGTCCTGCTCAACGGGGAATTCCGGACCGGCATCCAGGACCGGGAAGATGGCTCCGCCCTGGCCGAGGCCGTGATGACCGACCAGTCCGGCATCGCCATCGGTACCATGTCGTCCTGGTACTTCGCCAACAAGGTGCTCGCCGTGGTCCCCTACCACGGTGAGGACGCCCGGTTCCCCAACCAGGAGAACGTCACCACCAGCAAGTACCCCATGCCCCGGCTCTACTACGCCTACCTGAACCGGACGCCCGGCGCCCCCCTGCCTCCGGCCGTCAATGAGATCATCCACTTCATCCTCACCCGGGAAGGGCAGAACGCCGTCGCGGATTCCGGCCTCCTGCCCGGACCACCGGAATTCATCCAGATCGCCCTCAAGCGCCTGAGCCGCTGA
- a CDS encoding VWA domain-containing protein — protein sequence MIALRHPLLMLLAVPLVVWAWRVVYRWGIPSSRPSSRLARLTSHWIPILLALALGLAAAGPEWRTPLRGIAPVVDLAVVLDGSSSMRILDRPDEDRWHAARRTLAQFVLRRPDDRFALILFSAHPVTLSPLTADHLRLLRMLARLDIDSRDDGTAIGSALMTAVRRLEDSPARSRVILLITDGVQNRGRVTPLEAAEEARRNGIRIHAVAIGSNGESLVPLEGGGFARLRVEVDHATLQQVAHLTGGESFSAEDPAGLENSLASVDRLEKTLLPVDPPTEGRPMALWCLLAAALLALPLAVDLAFKRGRPRPAWVEGP from the coding sequence GTGATCGCCCTCCGCCATCCCCTGCTTATGCTGCTGGCGGTGCCGCTCGTGGTCTGGGCCTGGCGGGTCGTCTACCGCTGGGGCATCCCCTCTTCGCGTCCCTCCAGCCGGCTGGCCCGCCTCACCTCCCACTGGATTCCCATCCTGCTGGCCCTGGCCCTGGGTCTCGCCGCCGCGGGCCCCGAGTGGCGCACGCCGCTGCGGGGCATCGCCCCCGTGGTGGACCTGGCCGTGGTGCTGGATGGCAGCAGCAGCATGCGGATCCTCGACCGGCCCGACGAGGACCGCTGGCATGCGGCCCGGCGCACCCTCGCCCAGTTCGTGCTGCGGCGCCCGGACGACCGCTTCGCCCTCATCCTCTTCAGTGCCCATCCGGTGACGCTGAGCCCCCTCACCGCCGACCACCTGCGCCTGCTGCGGATGCTGGCGCGCCTGGACATCGACAGCCGGGATGACGGCACGGCCATCGGATCGGCCCTGATGACCGCGGTGCGGCGCCTGGAGGACAGCCCGGCCCGCAGCCGCGTCATCCTGCTGATCACGGATGGCGTGCAGAACCGGGGGCGGGTGACCCCCCTGGAGGCCGCGGAAGAGGCCCGCCGCAACGGCATCCGCATCCATGCCGTGGCCATCGGCAGCAATGGCGAGAGCCTCGTGCCCCTGGAGGGCGGCGGCTTCGCCCGCCTCCGGGTGGAGGTGGACCACGCCACCCTTCAGCAGGTCGCCCACCTCACGGGCGGCGAGTCCTTCAGCGCCGAGGATCCGGCCGGTCTCGAGAACAGCCTCGCCTCCGTGGATCGCCTGGAGAAGACACTGCTGCCCGTGGATCCGCCCACGGAAGGCCGGCCCATGGCCCTGTGGTGCCTCCTGGCCGCCGCGCTGCTGGCCCTCCCCCTGGCGGTGGATCTGGCCTTCAAGCGGGGCAGGCCCCGGCCCGCCTGGGTGGAGGGGCCATGA
- a CDS encoding thioredoxin family protein, with product MKALAALLLIAAPMFASGTVKWEHDYQSALKRAKAEKKVVFMDLWTEWCGPCLRLQKDVFPTPEAQAALAKVVPFSALVQKRDGTPVAEGTKLSETFKLTAFPTMVILDAEGKELRRQVGAFRSGAEFAAWLNAK from the coding sequence ATGAAAGCCCTCGCCGCCTTGCTTCTGATCGCCGCCCCGATGTTTGCCTCGGGCACCGTCAAGTGGGAGCACGACTACCAGTCCGCCCTCAAGCGGGCCAAGGCCGAGAAGAAGGTCGTCTTCATGGATCTGTGGACCGAGTGGTGCGGCCCCTGCCTCCGCCTCCAGAAGGATGTCTTCCCCACGCCCGAGGCCCAGGCCGCCCTCGCCAAGGTGGTGCCCTTCTCCGCCCTGGTCCAGAAGCGGGACGGCACGCCCGTCGCCGAAGGCACCAAGCTCTCCGAGACCTTCAAGCTGACCGCCTTCCCCACCATGGTGATCCTCGATGCCGAGGGCAAGGAGCTCCGCCGCCAGGTGGGCGCCTTCCGCAGCGGCGCCGAGTTCGCCGCCTGGCTGAACGCGAAATAG
- a CDS encoding YggS family pyridoxal phosphate-dependent enzyme, giving the protein MSLPQRIEGLRARIQRACEAAGRNPATIELLPVSKKQPLSLIREAAAQGFTRFGENYVQEGADKAAALPELSFVLLGPLQRNKAKAALRHFAEIQSLDRPELAERLRRLAEELGVVRPVWIQVDLWDEATKLGGCTGADLPELLEALGDDARLPLRGLMAIPPPEDEAAFVQMAALRDRLQQDLGRPLRLSMGMSDDLEAAIAAGTDQIRIGTAFFGERTR; this is encoded by the coding sequence GTGAGCCTGCCGCAGCGCATCGAGGGCCTGCGGGCCCGCATCCAGCGCGCCTGCGAGGCTGCCGGGCGGAATCCCGCCACCATCGAACTGCTGCCCGTTTCCAAGAAGCAGCCGCTATCCCTCATTCGTGAAGCCGCCGCCCAGGGCTTCACGCGCTTCGGCGAGAACTACGTGCAGGAGGGCGCCGACAAGGCCGCCGCCCTGCCAGAGCTGAGCTTCGTGCTGCTGGGCCCCCTCCAGCGCAACAAGGCCAAGGCCGCCCTCCGGCACTTCGCCGAGATCCAGAGCCTCGACCGTCCGGAGCTGGCCGAGCGCCTGCGCCGCCTGGCCGAGGAACTGGGTGTGGTGCGGCCCGTCTGGATCCAGGTGGACCTCTGGGACGAGGCCACCAAGCTGGGTGGCTGTACCGGGGCCGATCTTCCGGAGCTGCTCGAAGCCCTGGGCGACGATGCGCGGCTGCCCCTGCGCGGCCTCATGGCCATCCCCCCGCCCGAGGACGAGGCCGCCTTCGTCCAGATGGCCGCCCTGCGCGACCGTCTGCAGCAGGACCTGGGCCGTCCCCTGCGGTTGAGCATGGGCATGAGCGATGACCTCGAGGCCGCCATCGCCGCGGGCACCGATCAGATCCGCATCGGCACCGCGTTCTTCGGGGAACGCACCCGCTGA
- a CDS encoding DUF58 domain-containing protein: MPLPARFLARLRRLPLRLRGRLGGGTEGLHPSKVKGTGLTFVENRPYVPGDDPRFINWPLTARTGEPIMKRFESSRDLVLWLVVDPSPSMFLGDPVSPLRWALELCGAAFATLQATGDRLGLIVPGDHRTPALRIAPKRGRIHGLRILETLAERGPSLPTEASWREALGHWGEHGKGHRLWLFSNGSGLQGVAPLLKPLATRHRLVWFQPEDHSDRKGMTWPDPGFSPAIERQRWDLLDDPVVKLNGWLRAGGA, from the coding sequence ATGCCCCTGCCCGCCCGCTTCCTCGCCCGCCTGCGCCGTCTGCCGCTGCGCCTGCGCGGGCGGCTGGGCGGCGGCACGGAGGGCCTGCATCCCTCGAAGGTCAAGGGCACGGGGCTCACCTTCGTGGAGAACCGGCCCTACGTTCCCGGCGATGATCCGCGCTTCATCAACTGGCCGCTGACCGCACGCACCGGCGAGCCGATCATGAAGCGCTTCGAGAGCAGCCGCGATCTGGTGCTGTGGCTGGTGGTGGACCCCTCGCCCTCCATGTTCCTGGGCGATCCCGTCTCTCCCTTGCGCTGGGCCCTCGAGCTCTGCGGCGCGGCCTTCGCCACCCTGCAGGCCACAGGCGACCGCCTGGGCCTGATCGTGCCCGGTGACCACCGCACCCCGGCCCTGCGCATCGCCCCCAAGCGCGGCCGCATCCACGGCCTGCGCATCCTGGAGACCCTGGCGGAGCGCGGTCCCTCCCTTCCCACCGAGGCCTCCTGGCGCGAGGCCCTGGGCCACTGGGGCGAGCACGGCAAGGGACACCGGCTCTGGCTCTTCAGCAACGGCTCGGGACTGCAGGGCGTGGCACCCCTGCTGAAGCCCCTGGCCACGCGCCACCGCCTCGTGTGGTTCCAGCCCGAGGACCACTCGGACCGGAAGGGAATGACCTGGCCCGATCCCGGCTTCAGTCCGGCCATCGAGCGGCAGCGCTGGGATCTGCTGGATGATCCCGTGGTGAAGCTGAACGGCTGGCTGCGGGCGGGGGGCGCGTAA
- a CDS encoding co-chaperone GroES: protein MAIQPLSDRVVLKRVDAAETVKGGIIIPDTAKEKPMEAEVVAVGEGKINENGTRNPMSVKAGQKVLIGKYSGTEVKIDGIDHVIVREDEILAIVG from the coding sequence ATGGCCATCCAGCCCCTGTCTGATCGCGTGGTCCTGAAGCGCGTCGACGCAGCCGAAACCGTCAAGGGCGGCATCATCATCCCCGACACCGCCAAAGAGAAGCCCATGGAGGCCGAGGTGGTGGCCGTCGGCGAAGGCAAGATCAACGAGAACGGCACCCGCAATCCCATGTCCGTGAAGGCCGGCCAGAAGGTGCTGATCGGCAAGTACAGCGGCACGGAAGTGAAGATCGACGGCATCGACCACGTCATCGTGCGCGAAGACGAAATCCTCGCGATCGTCGGCTAA